Proteins co-encoded in one Myotis daubentonii chromosome 8, mMyoDau2.1, whole genome shotgun sequence genomic window:
- the LOC132240121 gene encoding putative monooxygenase p33MONOX, with amino-acid sequence FRSEQTQESIQRFEQQAGLRDAGYTPHKGLTTEETKYLRVAEALHKLKLQSGEVAREEKQPASTQSTPSSTPHSSPRQKPRGWFSSGSSIALPGPHFSTMDSGDKDRNSADKWSLFGPRSLQKSDSGGFATQPYRGAQKPSPMELMRMQATRMADDPATFKPPKMDLPVMEGKKQPPRTHNLKPRDLNVLTPTGF; translated from the coding sequence TTTCGCTCGGAACAGACCCAGGAGAGCATTCAGCGTTTTGAGcaacaggcagggctgagagatGCTGGCTACACACCTCACAAGGGCCTTACCACCGAGGAGACCAAGTACCTTCGAGTGGCAGAAGCACTCCACAAACTAAAGCTACAGAGTGGAGAGGTAGCGAGGGAAGAGAAgcagccggcctccacccagtCCACCCCCAGCAGCACCCCCCACTCTTCCCCCAGGCAGAAGCCGAGAGGCTGGTTCTCTTCGGGCTCTTCCATAGCCCTACCTGGCCCACATTTTAGCACCATGGATTCTGGGGATAAAGACAGAAACTCGGCAGATAAATGGAGCCTCTTTGGACCAAGATCCCTCCAGAAGTCTGATTCGGGAGGCTTTGCCACCCAGCCCTACAGAGGCGCCCAGAAGCCTTCTCCAATGGAACTGATGCGCATGCAGGCCACGCGGATGGCCGACGATCCAGCCACCTTCAAGCCGCCCAAGATGGACCTCCCAGTGATGGAAGGGAAGAAACAACCGCCTCGGACCCATAATCTCAAACCCCGGGACTTGAATGTGCTCACACCCACCGGCTTCTAG